Proteins co-encoded in one Arthrobacter globiformis genomic window:
- the disA gene encoding DNA integrity scanning diadenylate cyclase DisA, producing the protein MARSPEESLKATLGRVAPGTALRDGLERILRGRTGALIVLGSDRTIDSICSGGFDIGIDFSPTRLRELAKMDGAIICDRDAGNILRAAVQLVPDPSIETQESGTRHRTAERVAIQTGVPVISVSQSMQIIALYVNGLRHVLEGSEKVLARANQALATLERYRSRLDQVTSSLSALEIEAMVTVRDVAVTLQRQEMVRRISEEISQYVLELGEDGRLLSLQLDELTVGRGPGSDIIIRDYAGPNASPEDIDGAVSALLNLGPTELIDLSKIAGIIGFAGGVDTLDAVVQPRGYRLLSGLKAVPKAVADRLVDHFGGLQHLMAATIDDLMTVDGIGDQRARTVREGLSRMAEASLLDRFL; encoded by the coding sequence ATGGCTCGCAGCCCTGAAGAATCGCTCAAAGCGACTTTGGGGAGGGTGGCCCCGGGGACCGCGTTGCGGGACGGCCTGGAACGCATTCTCCGCGGACGCACCGGCGCACTGATCGTGCTGGGCTCGGACCGGACCATCGACTCGATCTGCTCGGGCGGCTTCGACATCGGCATCGACTTCTCACCGACCCGGCTCCGCGAACTGGCCAAGATGGACGGCGCCATCATCTGCGACAGGGACGCCGGCAACATCCTCCGGGCCGCCGTCCAGCTCGTGCCGGACCCCAGCATCGAAACCCAGGAATCCGGCACCCGGCACCGGACCGCCGAACGCGTTGCCATCCAGACCGGCGTCCCGGTGATCTCGGTCAGCCAGTCCATGCAGATCATCGCCCTGTACGTCAACGGGCTGCGGCACGTGCTCGAGGGCTCAGAAAAGGTCCTGGCCCGCGCCAACCAGGCCCTGGCCACCCTGGAACGCTACCGTTCCCGCCTCGACCAGGTGACCAGCTCGCTCTCCGCCCTGGAGATCGAGGCCATGGTGACGGTCCGCGATGTGGCAGTGACCCTGCAGCGCCAGGAGATGGTGCGGAGGATCTCCGAGGAGATCTCGCAGTATGTGCTGGAGCTGGGCGAGGACGGCAGGCTCCTGTCCCTCCAGCTGGACGAGCTCACCGTGGGCCGCGGCCCGGGCAGCGACATCATCATCCGCGACTACGCCGGGCCAAATGCATCCCCGGAGGACATCGACGGCGCGGTCAGCGCCCTCCTCAACCTCGGCCCCACCGAACTGATCGACCTCAGCAAGATTGCCGGGATCATCGGGTTTGCCGGCGGCGTGGACACCCTCGACGCCGTGGTGCAGCCGCGGGGCTACCGGCTTCTTTCCGGGCTCAAGGCTGTGCCGAAGGCCGTCGCGGACAGGCTGGTGGACCACTTCGGCGGGCTGCAGCACCTCATGGCTGCCACCATTGACGACCTGATGACCGTGGACGGCATCGGCGACCAGCGTGCCCGCACGGTCCGCGAGGGCCTCAGCCGGATGGCCGAAGCCAGCCTGCTGGACCGTTTCCTCTGA